TGATGCCCGCGGTGACGGTCTCGCCGGGCTCGGCCGCGAGCGTCACGTCGAGGTCGGGGATGGTCAGGTCGTGAAAGACCTGCCCGCGGTTGACGAGGCGGAGGTTCACGGGTTGGTCGGCGTCGACGGCGATCGCGCTGGGATCGAAGGCCAGGTCGGTCGCGGTCACGTCGACGACGGTCGCGTCGGCGTAGGGCCGGGTCGCGTCGCCGGTCTGCGCCGACGCGGATCCCGTCCAGCCCATGTGGCGGCCCATGCTGTTCCACATCCAGCCCGAGCCCATGCCACCCCACAGCAACGCGACAATCAGCAGAACGATCGCTCCCACGGCGATCGCCAGCGGCCACCACGACTGGCGGTTCCCGCGCGGGCGCGTGTCGGTGAGGGTGGCGGCGCGTTGGCGGTACTCCTCCTCGTCGATCTCACCTGCTGCGTAGCGGCGGGCGAGCGCCTGTTCAGCGCCACGGTGATCCTCGTCACTGCCGCCTCGGTCGCGGATGGCGAGCACGATGGCGACGATCGCAGCGACGATGAGCAGTGGCCACAGCCAACCGAAGAACATCACGACAGCCACCTTCCTTGGGACGATGCGTCAAGTGTCGGCGGGTCGGGTCAAGTGTCGGCCGTGTGGACGATCAAGATCCGATCAAACCGCGTCCCGCCCGGGCGGTGGGCAGGCGGATCGTGAACCGGGCGCCCGTGCCCCGGCCGCGGCTGTCGGCGTGCACGCTGCCGCCGTGGGCACGCACGATCGCGTCGACGATCGTCAGCCCGATGCCGCTGCCGCCGTGGTGGTCACCGCGGGCCGCGTCGGCCCGGT
The sequence above is a segment of the Euzebyales bacterium genome. Coding sequences within it:
- a CDS encoding cupredoxin domain-containing protein; this encodes MFFGWLWPLLIVAAIVAIVLAIRDRGGSDEDHRGAEQALARRYAAGEIDEEEYRQRAATLTDTRPRGNRQSWWPLAIAVGAIVLLIVALLWGGMGSGWMWNSMGRHMGWTGSASAQTGDATRPYADATVVDVTATDLAFDPSAIAVDADQPVNLRLVNRGQVFHDLTIPDLDVTLAAEPGETVTAGITVDTPGTYEFLCTVPGHADAGLRGTLTVS